One genomic region from Microcystis panniformis FACHB-1757 encodes:
- a CDS encoding DUF4276 family protein has protein sequence MAKKIKQIIIALATEGSSDHRFLPNIIQRTFERVAFDDEQEIEIFEPICLPQISGENIREKAKKYAIQAVEKGAMVLCFHADADDKTDENAFKERIDPAFNAIKSDEGDLCKNLVAIVPIQMTEAWILADKELLKKELCTNKSDSELAIDKDPESFSNPKETIKNAINKAREGMTKRYRNKLKIDDLYSPLGTKIPLSKLESLSSYKKFEKAVRDIFPQLTKVNNIEDNPDQT, from the coding sequence ATGGCAAAAAAAATCAAACAAATAATTATTGCCTTAGCTACAGAAGGCAGTTCCGATCATAGATTTTTACCGAATATTATTCAGCGCACTTTCGAGAGAGTTGCTTTTGACGATGAACAAGAAATAGAAATTTTTGAACCAATTTGTCTTCCACAAATCTCTGGCGAAAATATCCGAGAAAAAGCTAAAAAATACGCAATTCAAGCGGTGGAGAAGGGAGCAATGGTTTTGTGCTTCCATGCAGACGCAGATGATAAAACAGATGAAAACGCATTTAAGGAAAGAATTGATCCGGCTTTTAATGCTATTAAATCAGACGAGGGAGACTTATGCAAAAATTTAGTTGCTATCGTTCCAATACAAATGACTGAAGCTTGGATATTAGCAGACAAAGAATTACTAAAAAAAGAATTGTGTACAAATAAAAGTGATAGTGAGTTAGCAATCGATAAAGATCCCGAATCTTTTAGCAATCCGAAAGAAACGATTAAAAATGCCATCAATAAAGCCAGAGAAGGTATGACTAAACGGTATCGAAATAAACTAAAAATTGACGATTTATATTCACCGCTTGGTACAAAAATCCCATTGTCGAAATTAGAATCCTTGTCTTCCTACAAAAAATTTGAAAAGGCAGTACGAGATATTTTTCCACAATTAACGAAAGTCAACAATATAGAGGATAATCCTGATCAAACGTGA
- a CDS encoding AAA family ATPase, with translation MITYIKIHGFKSFHNFEMVFTPLTVVAGVNASGKSNLFDALQLLTRLAEVDLKTAFSEQRGHPSELFTQYDEDDYATEMEFIVEMLVNRKVKDNWGGEVDLKYTRLRYQLKIKRESNISGFENLYIVDECLENLKHNEDNWVKNYIPKTVLETWRPKVVTGRRAIPYIKTEDINGIATIVVPQDGQQGNKKVFPAKNASQTVLSSINTIDFKHILAAKQEMLSWKFMQLNPEDLREPTRQDMGIRDTITASGKNLAAALFRIKQDDEYTLTAISRDLNNLLPNLTEVNVYDDKANRQFIIKVKGDDGREFSSRVLSEGTLRLLTLCVLQYDRQHTGLLCFEEPENGIHPFRIQAMARLLKELTVDFEDTEMPLRQVIVNTHSPVLVSQLINWQDDENVSIWLSQLTTIISTIEGKRIKMKSSNFHPVIKENKKQLTLFFSENEAKLTLSEVVEYLKTADAESAIKNIKNQQNQLT, from the coding sequence ATGATTACTTATATTAAAATTCATGGCTTTAAATCCTTTCATAATTTTGAAATGGTATTCACGCCGCTTACTGTAGTTGCTGGGGTTAATGCTTCTGGTAAGAGTAATTTATTTGATGCTTTGCAATTGTTGACGCGGTTGGCAGAAGTGGATCTGAAGACGGCTTTTAGCGAGCAAAGAGGACATCCTAGCGAACTTTTTACCCAATATGATGAGGACGACTACGCCACGGAAATGGAATTTATAGTGGAAATGTTAGTCAATCGCAAGGTAAAAGATAATTGGGGTGGGGAAGTCGATCTTAAATATACAAGGTTGCGCTATCAATTAAAAATTAAACGAGAGTCTAATATAAGTGGATTTGAAAACTTGTATATTGTTGATGAATGTTTAGAAAATTTAAAGCACAATGAAGATAATTGGGTAAAAAATTATATTCCTAAGACAGTATTGGAAACTTGGCGACCAAAAGTAGTAACGGGTAGGAGAGCGATTCCTTATATTAAGACTGAAGATATTAATGGTATTGCTACCATTGTTGTACCTCAAGACGGTCAACAAGGAAATAAAAAAGTATTTCCCGCAAAAAACGCATCACAAACTGTTTTAAGCAGCATTAATACTATAGATTTTAAACATATATTAGCCGCCAAACAAGAAATGCTGAGTTGGAAGTTTATGCAGCTTAATCCCGAAGATCTGCGAGAACCTACGCGTCAAGATATGGGCATCAGAGATACAATAACAGCAAGCGGAAAGAATTTAGCCGCTGCTTTATTTCGCATCAAACAAGATGATGAATATACCCTCACAGCAATTTCCCGTGATCTCAATAATCTGCTACCGAATCTTACAGAAGTTAATGTTTATGATGACAAAGCAAATCGACAATTTATTATCAAGGTAAAAGGTGATGATGGTCGGGAGTTTTCTTCGAGAGTGCTTTCCGAAGGAACCCTACGTTTATTAACATTATGTGTCCTGCAATACGACCGACAACACACAGGATTACTGTGTTTTGAAGAGCCAGAAAATGGCATCCATCCTTTTCGTATTCAAGCAATGGCAAGATTATTAAAAGAGCTAACTGTCGATTTTGAAGATACTGAAATGCCTTTACGCCAAGTAATAGTGAACACTCATTCTCCAGTTCTGGTGAGTCAATTAATTAATTGGCAAGATGATGAAAATGTCAGCATTTGGCTTTCTCAACTTACCACTATAATATCCACTATTGAAGGGAAGCGAATTAAGATGAAAAGCAGTAATTTTCACCCTGTTATCAAAGAGAATAAAAAGCAATTAACCTTATTTTTCTCCGAAAATGAGGCCAAGCTAACTCTCTCGGAAGTTGTCGAATATCTAAAAACTGCTGATGCTGAAAGTGCGATTAAAAATATTAAAAATCAACAAAACCAATTAACGTAA
- the infC gene encoding translation initiation factor IF-3, with protein MIDKRRTTRDLPQINERIRFPEIRVIDSDGSQLGIITPAEALRVAEEKELDLVLVSETASPPVCRIMDYGKYKFEQEKKAREAKKKQHTADIKEVKMRYKIDEHDYNVRVNQAQRFLKAGDKVKATITFRGREIQHSNLAEELLARMAKDLEDVAEVQQAPKKEGRNMMMMLSPKK; from the coding sequence GTGATAGATAAAAGACGCACTACTCGCGATCTCCCCCAAATTAACGAAAGAATCCGCTTTCCTGAAATCCGCGTTATCGATAGCGACGGCTCTCAGCTAGGCATTATTACTCCTGCCGAAGCTTTGCGCGTGGCCGAAGAAAAGGAACTTGATCTCGTCCTCGTCAGTGAAACGGCAAGTCCTCCCGTTTGCCGGATTATGGACTATGGCAAGTACAAGTTTGAACAGGAGAAAAAGGCCCGCGAAGCCAAGAAAAAACAGCATACAGCCGATATAAAAGAAGTTAAAATGCGCTATAAAATTGATGAGCATGACTACAACGTGCGAGTCAACCAAGCGCAACGTTTTTTAAAAGCGGGAGATAAGGTAAAAGCGACGATTACCTTCCGAGGTCGGGAAATTCAACACTCTAACCTAGCGGAAGAATTACTGGCACGCATGGCCAAGGATTTAGAGGATGTGGCTGAGGTACAGCAAGCGCCAAAAAAAGAAGGTCGTAACATGATGATGATGTTATCGCCGAAAAAATAA
- a CDS encoding PhoX family protein: MSISRRNFLTFLTATAGVSFFSLQEKKYSSLISSPAIATNSFGLNFSPVKLPIPLKIDGMSDESQKNAYQTYKVLDDLVLPQGFTYDVLAQWGDAVGDSRFGYNNDYLSFIETSAGQGYLTVNFEYISGRTWLQTFEEVIGKTLPVKEVREKTNEKGEIAAYRLQDASLKAKIEEISLEGLIDQGIGVISLAKDQTGKWQRTYSKADRRITGISGLKDGRYLKATGPAVAIFTKTDKLGYDDGLGAKIIGTFQNCAGGTTPWGTVFSAEENFQDQVTEVVLKDGSSLHPDTTPFILNSGEVDGRGNVFGLAGNKYGWMVEVDPANPDDYGTKHTWLGRFRHEAVAFLARTGQPLAVYSGCDRRGGHVYKFVSEGKISDIKQKNNSKLLEKGMLYGAKFNADKTGYWIPLNPDTEINPVLPSQIAASRGDGVVALPNPERTVNETKLLLFKDDEEILAYKAKYKTLADLYEGNRTEKQGAILIDAHFAANAVGVTCTGRPEDTEVDENGTLYMTFTSGSPSAAEGGADKEIFKGPNGEIPYEFGWIISLREDNNDAASLSFRWDVVAYGGEPTEKGEGFSNPDNLAFDKQGNLWMVSDISTGGLNREMKTRYPQGVPVSQRDLLGIFGNNSAWVFAKDQEHPYPFAIAPMDAELTGLYFTPDQETLFLAVQHPGEAGGIRRDLAFENRKFALKTTNGQEFEQIRQVPLGSNWPSGQVNQPPRPAVVAIRRIESKSG; this comes from the coding sequence ATGAGTATTTCTCGCCGTAATTTCCTCACCTTTTTAACTGCCACTGCTGGTGTCTCTTTTTTCAGTCTGCAAGAGAAAAAATATTCCTCTCTGATTAGCAGTCCTGCGATCGCTACCAATAGTTTTGGCTTAAACTTTTCTCCAGTCAAACTGCCAATTCCCTTAAAAATTGACGGTATGAGCGATGAAAGCCAAAAAAATGCCTATCAAACCTATAAAGTCCTAGATGATCTCGTTCTTCCGCAAGGATTCACCTACGATGTGCTGGCCCAGTGGGGGGATGCAGTGGGTGATTCCCGTTTCGGTTATAACAATGATTATCTATCTTTTATCGAAACCAGTGCGGGTCAAGGTTATCTAACCGTTAATTTTGAATATATCAGTGGTCGTACTTGGCTACAAACCTTTGAAGAAGTGATTGGTAAAACCCTACCCGTCAAGGAAGTACGGGAAAAAACGAACGAAAAGGGTGAAATTGCCGCCTATCGCCTGCAAGATGCCAGCTTAAAGGCAAAAATCGAGGAAATATCCCTAGAAGGCTTAATTGATCAGGGAATTGGCGTAATTTCCCTGGCTAAAGATCAAACGGGAAAATGGCAACGTACCTATAGTAAAGCCGATCGCCGCATTACCGGTATTTCTGGACTAAAGGACGGCCGTTACCTGAAAGCGACCGGTCCTGCTGTAGCAATTTTTACCAAAACCGATAAACTTGGCTACGATGACGGATTAGGGGCAAAAATTATCGGAACATTTCAAAATTGCGCCGGGGGAACAACTCCCTGGGGAACCGTATTTAGTGCCGAGGAAAACTTTCAAGACCAAGTGACGGAGGTAGTGTTAAAAGATGGTTCCTCTTTGCATCCCGATACTACCCCCTTTATTCTCAATAGTGGGGAAGTGGATGGCCGGGGTAACGTCTTCGGGTTAGCGGGAAATAAATACGGTTGGATGGTGGAGGTGGATCCGGCCAATCCCGACGATTACGGCACAAAACACACTTGGTTAGGGCGTTTTCGCCATGAAGCGGTCGCTTTTCTCGCTCGGACGGGGCAACCCTTGGCGGTTTATTCAGGTTGCGATCGCAGAGGCGGTCATGTCTATAAATTCGTTTCGGAGGGCAAAATTAGCGATATTAAGCAGAAAAATAACTCAAAACTCCTAGAAAAAGGAATGCTCTACGGGGCCAAATTCAACGCCGATAAAACCGGTTATTGGATACCCTTAAATCCCGACACGGAGATAAATCCCGTCCTACCGAGTCAAATTGCCGCTAGTCGCGGGGATGGGGTAGTAGCTTTGCCGAATCCCGAAAGAACAGTCAATGAGACTAAATTACTGCTATTTAAGGACGATGAGGAGATTCTAGCCTACAAAGCTAAATATAAGACCCTCGCAGACCTGTATGAAGGTAATAGGACGGAAAAACAGGGGGCAATTCTCATCGATGCTCATTTTGCCGCTAACGCCGTTGGGGTCACTTGTACTGGTCGGCCGGAAGATACGGAAGTGGACGAGAATGGCACTTTATATATGACCTTTACCTCTGGTAGTCCCAGTGCAGCGGAGGGAGGAGCCGACAAGGAGATATTTAAGGGACCAAATGGCGAAATACCCTACGAATTTGGTTGGATTATCAGCTTAAGGGAAGATAACAACGATGCTGCTTCCTTAAGTTTTCGTTGGGATGTGGTCGCTTATGGAGGGGAACCGACAGAGAAAGGTGAGGGTTTTTCTAATCCCGATAACCTCGCTTTCGATAAACAGGGAAATCTCTGGATGGTTAGCGATATTTCCACGGGTGGGTTAAATCGAGAGATGAAAACGCGTTATCCCCAAGGGGTCCCGGTTAGTCAACGGGATTTATTGGGGATTTTTGGCAATAATAGTGCTTGGGTGTTTGCCAAGGATCAAGAGCATCCCTATCCTTTTGCTATCGCTCCCATGGATGCGGAATTAACGGGATTGTACTTTACTCCCGACCAAGAGACGTTATTTTTGGCAGTACAACATCCGGGAGAAGCGGGGGGAATTCGTCGGGATTTGGCCTTTGAAAACCGCAAATTTGCCCTGAAAACCACTAATGGGCAGGAATTTGAACAAATACGACAAGTACCACTAGGATCGAATTGGCCCAGTGGTCAAGTTAATCAACCTCCCCGGCCAGCAGTGGTGGCGATTCGGCGAATTGAGTCAAAATCTGGTTAA
- a CDS encoding potassium channel family protein: MQSSLKRIIIGASFFLATVVGATIGYMAYGWSFLDAVYMVIITIFGVGFGEVKPINTPSLRAFTMLVIVCGTTSAVYVVGGFFQMLTEGEINKAFSDRRMNKEMESLENHVIICGFGRIGRILTTKLAKTAQSFIIVDNNPDRIRLAQEKGYITLNGNATDESILQKAGIDKARVLATVLPDDALNVFITLTARELSPQLYIIARGEYPSTEKKLKLAGADQVVLPATIGAERMAHLITHPAAIDFLQEDEGRRNLNELLADIDLQFEEYSILSASPFLGQPISQMEVRGQGAFIIVAVRQFDGRVIAHPDHSTILQQGDTVILLGHRGDVPNFARRYALRREMRYRGSSW, translated from the coding sequence ATGCAAAGTTCACTGAAAAGGATCATCATCGGTGCGAGTTTTTTTCTCGCTACGGTAGTCGGAGCAACTATCGGTTATATGGCCTACGGTTGGAGTTTTCTCGATGCCGTTTATATGGTGATTATCACCATATTTGGAGTAGGTTTCGGGGAAGTTAAACCGATTAACACTCCCAGTCTGAGAGCTTTTACCATGTTAGTTATCGTCTGTGGGACCACCTCGGCCGTTTATGTGGTGGGAGGTTTTTTTCAGATGCTCACCGAGGGAGAAATTAACAAAGCTTTTAGCGATCGCCGGATGAATAAAGAGATGGAATCCCTAGAAAATCACGTCATAATCTGCGGTTTTGGGCGCATAGGACGCATCCTAACGACTAAATTGGCAAAAACAGCCCAATCCTTTATTATCGTCGATAATAACCCCGATCGCATCCGATTAGCTCAGGAAAAAGGTTATATAACTCTTAATGGTAACGCCACCGATGAAAGTATTCTCCAGAAAGCTGGTATCGACAAAGCGCGAGTTTTAGCGACGGTGTTGCCCGATGATGCCTTAAATGTCTTCATCACTTTAACCGCAAGAGAACTCAGTCCGCAACTATACATCATCGCCAGGGGAGAATATCCCAGCACCGAGAAAAAATTAAAACTAGCTGGAGCCGATCAAGTGGTTTTACCTGCTACCATTGGAGCAGAGAGAATGGCCCATTTAATCACCCATCCGGCTGCGATTGATTTTTTACAGGAAGATGAAGGTAGGCGCAATCTTAACGAATTATTAGCCGATATCGACCTGCAATTTGAAGAATACTCGATTTTAAGCGCTTCGCCCTTTTTGGGACAACCCATCAGTCAGATGGAAGTGCGGGGACAGGGGGCTTTTATTATCGTTGCTGTCCGTCAATTTGATGGTCGTGTCATCGCCCATCCCGACCATTCCACCATTCTACAGCAAGGCGATACGGTCATTTTATTAGGTCATCGGGGCGATGTTCCCAATTTTGCCCGTCGTTATGCTCTGCGTCGAGAAATGCGCTATCGGGGGTCTTCTTGGTAG
- a CDS encoding DUF4278 domain-containing protein, with product MKLTYRSIPYDKNPTATVASSPMILSYRGVPYLKNRGVVQTIQKPVAVTYRGQAYHITQSLASLPTEGPSLSF from the coding sequence ATGAAATTAACCTATCGCAGCATTCCTTACGACAAAAATCCCACTGCCACCGTTGCTTCCAGTCCGATGATTTTAAGCTATCGTGGTGTTCCCTATTTAAAAAACCGTGGTGTCGTTCAAACCATTCAGAAACCGGTAGCCGTTACCTATCGCGGTCAAGCCTATCATATCACTCAATCTTTAGCTTCTTTGCCCACGGAAGGACCCTCTTTAAGTTTTTAA